Proteins encoded in a region of the Isosphaeraceae bacterium EP7 genome:
- a CDS encoding type III polyketide synthase, with protein sequence MKAALLGVGTAVPALRISRSESVDAAGTLCAETDDHAGLLESLYRQAGVQSRHIVFSREEFRRVVYDEGDFQSAFSSKGKGDLGPSTSERMTRYERESVPLALEASRAAVAEAGIDVGSITHVVTVSCTGMSAPGMDIALIKGLGLQATVERTHVGFMGCHGALNGLRVARGLIAAEPNARVLLCAVELCSLHYSYGWNPKKVVGNALFADGAAALVLGAESEKRGDGWRLAANGACLFPDSEKAMAWNVRDHGFDMILSSRVPGLIAEHLRPWLVRWLAGHGLRIEDVASWAVHPGGPRVLTCVEEALGLPEGATEVSRSILESHGNMSSTTVIFIIQELMRRGAGLPCVSLGFGPGLAAEAALFA encoded by the coding sequence ATGAAAGCCGCGTTGCTCGGCGTGGGGACGGCAGTCCCTGCGCTTCGGATCAGCCGCTCGGAATCGGTCGATGCCGCCGGAACCCTCTGTGCGGAGACCGACGATCACGCCGGGCTGCTGGAGAGCCTGTATCGGCAGGCGGGCGTCCAGTCGCGACACATCGTGTTCAGCCGAGAGGAGTTCCGTCGCGTCGTCTATGACGAGGGGGACTTCCAGTCGGCCTTCAGCTCCAAGGGGAAGGGCGACCTCGGGCCGTCGACCTCCGAGCGGATGACCCGGTACGAGCGCGAGTCGGTGCCGCTGGCGCTGGAGGCCAGCCGGGCGGCGGTCGCGGAGGCGGGCATTGATGTCGGCTCGATCACGCACGTGGTGACGGTCTCGTGCACCGGGATGTCGGCGCCCGGGATGGACATCGCCCTGATCAAGGGGCTGGGGTTGCAGGCGACCGTCGAGCGGACGCACGTCGGGTTCATGGGGTGCCATGGGGCTTTGAATGGATTGCGGGTGGCCCGGGGCCTGATCGCGGCCGAGCCGAACGCACGGGTCCTGCTTTGCGCCGTCGAGCTTTGCAGCCTGCACTATTCGTATGGCTGGAACCCCAAGAAGGTCGTGGGCAACGCCCTCTTCGCCGACGGTGCCGCGGCCCTGGTGCTTGGGGCCGAATCGGAGAAGCGTGGCGACGGCTGGCGGCTGGCGGCGAACGGTGCCTGCCTGTTCCCGGACTCAGAGAAGGCGATGGCCTGGAATGTCCGCGACCACGGCTTCGACATGATCCTGTCCTCCCGTGTACCCGGCCTGATCGCCGAGCACCTGCGGCCCTGGCTGGTCCGCTGGCTGGCCGGGCATGGCCTGCGCATCGAGGACGTCGCGAGCTGGGCGGTCCACCCCGGCGGCCCTCGGGTCCTGACGTGTGTGGAAGAGGCCCTGGGGCTCCCCGAGGGGGCGACGGAGGTCTCGCGGTCGATCCTGGAGTCGCACGGGAACATGTCGTCGACGACCGTGATCTTCATCATCCAGGAGTTGATGCGTCGGGGTGCGGGCTTACCCTGCGTCTCGCTCGGGTTCGGGCCCGGGCTGGCGGCCGAGGCGGCCCTTTTCGCCTGA
- a CDS encoding DUF4349 domain-containing protein, with protein MATQWARYLAACVVTILGGCSEVQYESSSAKIAFSPRSPAPVQAERAATPAADATTASPMTPGGEVPPAMPRKIIYNGYIDLVVDDLGGVESKLMALLKGRNGYVSETNVSGSPGSQRSGAWKVRVPAEHFTELMATIAGLGELRSTRTDSQDVSEEFYDIEARIAVKKQEEKRLLKILDEAAGKLKDILEVEKELSRVRSEIEQMEGRLRWLSHNSSLSTISLTVTEIKDYEPPVAPTYAQQVTRRFQASMTSVGEFLLQASLFVVGIVPWLVVIIPAGVLALLAFRRFRARVALRAPHPLQS; from the coding sequence ATGGCGACTCAGTGGGCGCGTTACCTGGCCGCGTGCGTCGTGACGATCCTGGGCGGTTGCTCGGAGGTCCAGTACGAATCTTCCTCGGCGAAGATCGCTTTCTCGCCCAGGTCGCCTGCGCCTGTTCAGGCAGAGCGGGCGGCCACGCCGGCAGCGGACGCGACGACCGCTTCTCCGATGACGCCGGGCGGGGAGGTTCCGCCCGCGATGCCCCGCAAGATCATCTACAACGGATATATCGATCTCGTCGTCGACGACCTCGGCGGCGTCGAGTCCAAACTGATGGCGCTGCTCAAGGGGAGGAACGGCTACGTCTCGGAGACCAATGTCTCCGGTTCGCCCGGTTCGCAACGCTCCGGCGCGTGGAAGGTCCGCGTGCCGGCCGAGCACTTCACCGAGCTGATGGCCACCATCGCCGGGCTGGGAGAACTGCGGTCGACCCGCACCGACTCGCAGGACGTGAGCGAGGAGTTCTACGACATCGAGGCCCGGATCGCGGTCAAGAAGCAGGAGGAGAAGCGGCTCCTGAAGATTCTCGACGAGGCGGCCGGGAAGCTGAAAGACATCCTGGAGGTCGAGAAGGAATTGAGCCGGGTCCGCTCCGAGATCGAGCAGATGGAGGGGAGGCTCCGCTGGCTCTCCCACAACTCCTCCCTGAGCACGATCAGCCTGACCGTCACCGAGATCAAGGACTATGAGCCGCCGGTGGCGCCGACCTATGCCCAGCAGGTGACGCGGCGTTTTCAGGCTTCGATGACGAGCGTCGGCGAGTTCCTCTTGCAAGCCTCGCTATTCGTCGTGGGAATCGTCCCCTGGCTGGTCGTGATCATCCCCGCCGGTGTTCTCGCCTTGCTCGCCTTCCGGCGGTTCAGGGCACGCGTGGCCCTCAGGGCGCCTCATCCCCTTCAGTCGTAG
- a CDS encoding helix-turn-helix transcriptional regulator yields the protein MAIPLGKTARNLRETVGLTQRAMAEELGISAVHLCNIEKNKSVPSQDILDRYRALWGVDLYVLAWCLHGDIGSLPESLRAAAAAIAEGWQKELGVKLKKIRAGPD from the coding sequence ATGGCGATCCCGCTGGGAAAGACTGCCCGCAATCTGCGGGAGACGGTCGGCCTCACTCAGAGGGCGATGGCGGAAGAATTGGGGATTTCCGCGGTCCACCTCTGCAACATTGAGAAGAACAAATCGGTGCCGTCCCAGGACATCTTGGATCGGTACCGTGCGTTGTGGGGGGTCGACCTCTACGTCCTAGCCTGGTGCCTGCACGGTGACATCGGCAGCCTCCCCGAGTCGCTGCGAGCCGCGGCAGCGGCGATCGCGGAGGGGTGGCAGAAGGAACTGGGCGTCAAGCTGAAGAAGATCCGTGCGGGGCCCGATTAG